Proteins from a single region of Dictyostelium discoideum AX4 chromosome 5 chromosome, whole genome shotgun sequence:
- a CDS encoding acyl-CoA oxidase, with protein sequence MYCPKAYENEKKNEDLEFERSQSTFSVSELNFILNNNDHNIINIKNEIKKFIDNDEIISKPQEIHFLSREEQYKRALYVSSKLIEIKKRFGEIGRDQYYQSLFEEIPFVINDIVFACAFKSLASDEQMNRLYSKFENYQYFGSYSQTEIGHGSNVQGIETTCTFIKETGEFELNSPNLTSTKFWIGGLGKLATHTIVFAQLLIPSSIDGKLKNYGPHPFILQVRSLDDHSPLPGVTVGDIGPKLGFNSIDNGFLRLDHVRIPRENMLSRFFRVNEQGEYEKPKHPKLIYAGMVGVRSSMIENSFVSLSRAVTIAIRYSTIRKQFKSNRLDKQEKKIIEYSNQMNRIIPYLAQTFAYFFTGKRFSIEFDQMMKAVKHNQDTTLLSELHANSSGLKSLMTQSTSDGIESCRLSCGGHGYSQFSGLPYLWSNYVHMSSAEGESNLLPQQTTKYLLTILRKVLSGGGGSSDTTTADDDNKPIGKSVKYINDEFQSSFENINQFIQEKGLNSIIHPDSLLQLFKHRSFILIKSIAESIQEQMSNGNKDIPQIWSDLNVEINHCSKAHCQLYVIQSFYDQILLLSSNSSSCSSSITTVLIQLLQTYSIWIINSNLVDFLQDQYVELSQIDFLKKSLINFYKLLRPNLVPLVDSFDLCNTTLGSALGSYNGDVYSTLYKWASTQPFNKNSLPLGFNETIKPLINSKL encoded by the exons atgtattgtCCAAAAGcatatgaaaatgaaaaaaaaaatgaagattTAGAATTTGAAAGAAGTCAATCAACATTTTCAGTTtcagaattaaattttattttaaataataatgatcataatattataaatattaaa aatgaaattaaaaaatttattgataatgatgaaattatttcaaaaccacaagaaattcattttttatcaaGAGAAGAACAATATAAGAGAGCATTATATGTTTCATCAAAGTTAATtgaaataaagaaaagattTGGTGAGATTGGTCGtgatcaatattatcaatcattatttgaagagATACCATTCGTTATTAATGATATTGTATTTGCATGtgcatttaaatcattagcAAGTGATGAACAAATGAATAGATTatattcaaaatttgaaaattatcaatattttggATCATATTCACAAACAGAGATTGGTCATGGTTCAAATGTTCAAGGAATTGAAACTACTTGTACTTTTATTAAAGAAACTGgcgaatttgaattaaattcacCAAATTTGACATCAACTAAATTTTGGATTGGTGGTTTAGGTAAACTTGCAACTCATACTATTGTTTTTgctcaattattaattccatCAAGTATTgatggtaaattaaaaaattatggaCCACACCCATTCATTTTACAAGTTAGAAGTTTAGATGACCATTCACCATTGCCAGGTGTCACCGTTGGTGATATTGGCCCAAAGTTAGGattcaattcaattgataatggaTTTTTAAGATTGGACCATGTTAGAATACCACGTGAAAATATGTTATCAAGATTCTTTAGAGTGAATGAACAAGGCGAATATGAGAAACCAAAACATCCAAAATTGATCTATGCTGGTATGGTTGGTGTTAGATCTAGCATGATTGAGAATTCATTCGTAAGTTTATCACGTGCTGTTACAATTGCAATTCGTTATTCTACAATTagaaaacaatttaaatcaaatcgTTTAGATAAACAAGAGAAGAAAATCATTGAATattcaaatcaaatgaatCGTATCATACCTTATTTAGCTCAAACTTTTGCTTACTTTTTCACTGGAAAAcgattttcaattgaatttgatcaaATGATGAAAGCTGTAAAACATAATCAAGATACTACACTTCTCTCAGAGTTACATGCAAATTCAAGTGgtttaaaaagtttaatgACTCAATCAACTTCTGATGGTATTGAAAGTTGTCGTTTATCATGTGGTGGTCATGGTTATAGTCAATTTAGTGGTTTACCTTATCTTTGGTCAAATTATGTTCATATGAGCTCTGCTGAAGGTGAAAGTAATCTATTACCACAACAAACtacaaaatatttattaactaTTTTACGTAAAGTTTTatctggtggtggtggtagttcTGACACCACCACTGCTGATGATGACAATAAACCAATTGGTAAATCagttaaatatataaatgatgaatttcaatcatcatttgaaaatataaatcaattcaTTCAAGAGAAAggtttaaattcaataattcaTCCAGATTCATTATTACAACTTTTTAAACATCGTTCATTCATTTTAATCAAATCAATTGCTGAATCAATTCAAGAGCAAATGAGTAATGGAAATAAAGATATACCACAAATTTGGAGTGATCTTAATGTTGAAATTAATCATTGTAGTAAAGCTCATTGTCAATTATATGtaattcaatcattttatgatcaaattttattattatcttcaaattcttcaagTTGTTCTTCATCGATAACCACTGTTTTAATACAATTACTTCAAACTTATagtatttggattattaattcaaatttagttGATTTCCTTCAAGATCAATATGTTGAACTATCTCAAATTGATTTCTTAAAAAAGAGTTTAATCAATTTCTATAAATTATTACGTCCAAATTTAGTACCACTAGTTGATTCATTTGATCTCTGTAATACTACTTTAGGTAGTGCTTTAGGTTCTTATAATGGTGATGTTTATTCAACTCTTTATAAATGGGCTTCAACTCaaccatttaataaaaattctttacCATTAGGTTTTAATGAAACTATTAAACCATTAATAAATAgtaaactttaa